The following proteins come from a genomic window of Myroides odoratus DSM 2801:
- a CDS encoding NAD(P)-dependent oxidoreductase: MKIGIIKERKSPPDRRVVFTPEILAKALQTFDTLEAVVEPSPIRIFPDQAYADKNIPLSDDLSDCDVLIGVKEVPVEDLIPNKTYFFFSHTIKEQEYNRGILQTCLAKNIRLIDHETLVDENNKRLIGFGRYAGIVGAYNTLRAFGLKYELFTLKKAEQMLHTEDLIAQLKKQYFPPIKIAVTGNGKVSHGIMEILNGMKAKKVSIEHFLTQKYDIPVYTQLEVMDYYKRKDGGEATKADFYVNPEQYESNFERFTKVTDVLITGHFFKHGSPKILTRAMLNAIDNKIQVVGDVSCDVDHGPIDSTLRASTIADPLYGYHPGKNEEVAFDHPAAITVMAIDNLPCELPKDASEGFGDVFLNAILPAFFNNDKDQILARATVTQDGRLTERFTYLQDYVDGK; encoded by the coding sequence ATGAAAATTGGCATTATTAAGGAACGAAAAAGTCCTCCTGATAGACGTGTTGTGTTTACACCTGAAATTCTAGCAAAGGCGTTGCAAACGTTTGATACCCTAGAAGCAGTCGTAGAACCTTCGCCTATCAGAATCTTTCCTGACCAAGCGTATGCTGACAAAAACATCCCCCTTAGTGATGATCTATCCGATTGCGATGTTTTAATAGGCGTAAAGGAGGTTCCCGTAGAGGATTTAATACCCAATAAAACCTACTTTTTCTTCTCCCATACCATTAAAGAACAAGAATACAATAGAGGTATTTTACAAACTTGTTTGGCAAAGAATATTCGCTTAATCGATCACGAAACTTTAGTGGACGAAAACAACAAGCGATTAATAGGTTTTGGGCGTTATGCAGGAATCGTAGGGGCATACAACACCCTTCGTGCTTTTGGATTGAAATATGAGCTATTTACGCTGAAAAAAGCGGAGCAAATGCTACATACAGAAGATTTAATTGCACAACTAAAAAAGCAATATTTCCCACCAATCAAGATTGCTGTTACAGGAAATGGAAAAGTAAGTCATGGAATCATGGAGATTTTAAATGGTATGAAAGCCAAAAAAGTTTCGATTGAACATTTCTTGACACAGAAATACGATATTCCGGTTTATACGCAATTAGAGGTAATGGATTACTACAAGCGCAAAGATGGAGGAGAGGCTACAAAAGCTGATTTCTACGTTAATCCAGAACAATACGAAAGTAATTTCGAGCGTTTTACAAAAGTGACGGATGTATTAATTACTGGGCATTTCTTTAAACATGGTTCGCCGAAAATCCTAACTAGAGCAATGTTAAATGCAATTGATAACAAGATTCAAGTAGTAGGGGATGTGTCTTGTGATGTCGATCACGGACCTATTGACAGCACATTAAGAGCCTCTACAATTGCAGATCCACTGTATGGCTATCATCCAGGTAAAAATGAAGAAGTAGCATTTGATCATCCAGCAGCGATTACTGTTATGGCGATTGACAACCTTCCTTGCGAATTACCTAAAGATGCAAGTGAAGGTTTTGGAGATGTTTTCTTAAACGCAATCCTACCTGCTTTTTTCAACAATGATAAAGATCAAATCTTAGCGCGTGCAACTGTTACACAAGACGGTCGTCTGACAGAGCGCTTTACTTATCTACAAGACTACGTAGACGGTAAATAG
- a CDS encoding acyl-CoA thioesterase, which yields MEGELTSKELRIQKKIKDSETHVFRTVFPGQTNHHGTMFGGAVLAIMDEIAFMTATRFCRKPIVTVSSDKIDFNQPIPVGTLVELIGTVVRVGRTSLDVRVDVFVESMYREGREKAISGNFTLVAINESKRPVPVMDEIETF from the coding sequence ATGGAAGGTGAATTAACAAGCAAGGAGCTGCGTATTCAAAAAAAGATTAAAGATTCAGAAACTCACGTTTTTAGAACTGTTTTCCCAGGACAAACCAATCACCATGGTACCATGTTTGGGGGTGCTGTTTTAGCCATTATGGATGAAATCGCCTTTATGACCGCTACTCGCTTTTGCCGTAAACCAATTGTTACTGTTTCAAGTGATAAAATCGATTTCAATCAACCGATTCCTGTAGGAACTTTGGTTGAATTAATTGGAACAGTGGTACGCGTAGGACGTACAAGTTTAGATGTTAGGGTAGACGTATTCGTGGAAAGCATGTATAGAGAGGGCCGTGAAAAGGCAATCTCTGGTAATTTTACTTTAGTTGCGATTAACGAAAGCAAACGTCCAGTACCTGTAATGGATGAAATTGAAACGTTTTAA
- a CDS encoding 3-hydroxyacyl-CoA dehydrogenase, translating to MNIKNVTVAGSGVLGYQIAFQTAFHGFNVTVYDINEEAINKAKAKFDPLSERYKEDLGATDAQIEKTKANLSYSSDLKAATASADLVIEAVPESLKIKVSFYHELAEVAPAHTIFATNSSTLLPSQFAEATKRPKQFLALHFANEIWTHNTAEIMGHPQTDPQIFDQVVAFAKAIGMITLPLHKEQPGYILNSLLVPFLDAATNLLVNDVSDAHTIDKTWMAATGAPTGPFGILDIVGITTAYNINKMAADATQDPLKIKTVEYLKKEFIDKNKLGVGTGEGFYTYPNPAYLDKDFLK from the coding sequence ATGAATATAAAAAATGTAACCGTTGCTGGTAGCGGTGTTTTAGGATATCAAATTGCATTTCAAACTGCTTTTCACGGATTTAATGTGACGGTTTATGATATCAATGAGGAAGCGATTAACAAGGCTAAGGCAAAGTTTGATCCGTTGAGTGAACGCTATAAAGAGGACTTAGGTGCAACTGATGCACAAATCGAAAAGACAAAGGCAAACTTATCGTATTCAAGCGATTTAAAAGCAGCTACAGCTTCGGCTGATTTGGTTATTGAAGCCGTTCCTGAAAGCCTGAAAATTAAAGTGAGCTTCTACCATGAATTAGCTGAAGTAGCACCTGCACATACTATTTTTGCTACAAATTCTTCTACTTTATTACCTAGTCAATTTGCAGAAGCGACGAAAAGACCCAAACAATTCTTAGCGTTGCATTTTGCCAATGAAATATGGACGCATAATACTGCAGAGATTATGGGACATCCGCAAACTGATCCTCAAATTTTTGATCAAGTAGTAGCCTTTGCAAAAGCAATTGGAATGATTACGTTGCCCTTACACAAAGAACAACCGGGTTATATTTTAAATTCCTTACTCGTTCCTTTTTTAGATGCAGCTACGAATCTACTAGTCAATGACGTATCTGATGCACATACGATTGATAAGACGTGGATGGCTGCAACAGGGGCACCAACAGGTCCTTTTGGTATCTTAGATATTGTGGGAATCACAACGGCTTATAACATCAATAAAATGGCTGCTGATGCAACACAAGATCCACTAAAAATCAAAACGGTGGAATACCTTAAAAAAGAATTTATTGATAAGAATAAATTAGGTGTAGGAACTGGTGAAGGATTTTATACCTATCCGAATCCAGCGTATTTAGATAAAGATTTCTTGAAATAA
- the prmC gene encoding peptide chain release factor N(5)-glutamine methyltransferase translates to MLIKLLQDQFITELTPIYDELEAQQLFLFCLEELEEKTRIDLVMHPDLVTANPEKWAHTLEELRNQKPIQHIFGKAYFYGYTFQVNEHTLIPRPETEELVEWILASVPADQPIRILDIGTGSGCIGLTLAKELPQSQVTLLDIAAEALQVAQQNATNLGVQVNFIQQDILALPQLATTFDVIVSNPPYIRQLEKVEIKKNVMDYEPHTALFVTDQDPLIFYRKIATLAFDNLQTGGQLFYEINQYLGQEMVELLTSIGFKNTELRRDLLQNDRMTKSVV, encoded by the coding sequence ATGTTGATAAAATTACTTCAAGACCAGTTTATCACTGAGCTCACTCCGATTTACGACGAGTTAGAAGCTCAGCAATTGTTTCTCTTCTGTTTGGAAGAACTCGAAGAGAAAACGCGCATTGATTTGGTGATGCATCCGGATTTAGTAACTGCGAATCCTGAAAAATGGGCACATACATTGGAAGAACTTCGCAATCAAAAGCCCATTCAGCATATTTTTGGCAAGGCTTATTTTTACGGTTATACCTTTCAGGTGAATGAACATACGTTAATTCCTCGTCCGGAAACAGAAGAATTAGTAGAATGGATTTTAGCGAGTGTTCCTGCTGATCAACCCATACGCATCTTGGATATTGGAACTGGCAGTGGTTGCATTGGATTGACCTTGGCTAAAGAATTGCCACAAAGTCAAGTGACCCTTTTGGATATCGCTGCAGAAGCTTTGCAAGTAGCACAACAAAATGCAACAAACTTAGGTGTACAAGTTAATTTTATACAACAAGACATTTTAGCTTTACCCCAATTGGCTACCACATTCGATGTGATTGTTTCAAATCCGCCCTACATTCGTCAATTGGAAAAGGTCGAAATAAAGAAAAATGTCATGGATTATGAACCGCATACAGCGCTATTTGTAACAGATCAAGATCCGCTTATCTTTTACCGTAAAATTGCAACATTAGCCTTTGATAATTTACAAACTGGTGGGCAATTATTTTATGAAATCAATCAATATTTAGGTCAAGAAATGGTTGAGTTATTGACATCTATAGGGTTTAAAAACACGGAATTACGCCGTGATTTACTACAGAATGACCGCATGACTAAATCCGTTGTTTAG
- the ribD gene encoding bifunctional diaminohydroxyphosphoribosylaminopyrimidine deaminase/5-amino-6-(5-phosphoribosylamino)uracil reductase RibD — protein sequence MFKDTVLSMLEKDEYYISRCLQLAKQGTFAAMPNPSVGAVIVHDNQIIGEGFTAAYGGAHAEVNAIASVKNQALLKKSTLYVSLEPCSHFGKTPPCSDLVIAKQIPRVVVGTIDPFAKVCGMGIQKMKDAGIEVVVGVLEQACQQSNQRFFTFHQKKRPYIILKWAASQDGFIAPLHRDEQAPVWLSNAYAKQLVHQWRSEEMAFLVGTNTVLDDNPSLTTRTWYGKNPTRIYLDRQGKISPSFAINQQEEPAICITANRALQSTAHTQYYYADFDQDVVQQICTILYDLQIMSVVIEGGTQTIEHFIAANLWDEARIFTSDVRLGEGISAPELPTAGTSKRYIIANNELHILHAK from the coding sequence TTGTTCAAAGATACAGTTTTATCAATGTTGGAAAAAGACGAATACTATATTTCTCGATGTTTACAATTAGCCAAACAAGGAACTTTTGCAGCAATGCCTAATCCTTCGGTTGGCGCCGTTATTGTACATGACAATCAGATTATAGGAGAGGGGTTTACCGCTGCATATGGGGGTGCTCATGCAGAAGTTAATGCAATTGCCAGTGTAAAGAATCAAGCATTACTCAAGAAAAGTACATTGTACGTTAGTTTAGAGCCTTGTAGTCACTTTGGCAAAACGCCACCTTGTTCTGATTTGGTCATTGCCAAACAAATTCCCCGTGTAGTGGTTGGAACGATTGATCCTTTTGCAAAGGTTTGTGGAATGGGAATTCAAAAAATGAAAGACGCTGGAATTGAAGTCGTTGTTGGTGTACTAGAACAAGCATGTCAACAAAGCAACCAACGTTTCTTTACCTTTCATCAAAAGAAACGCCCGTATATTATTCTAAAATGGGCTGCAAGTCAAGATGGGTTTATTGCCCCTTTACACCGAGATGAACAAGCTCCTGTTTGGTTATCCAATGCATATGCAAAACAGTTGGTCCATCAATGGAGGAGTGAAGAAATGGCTTTTCTAGTGGGTACAAACACCGTATTGGACGATAATCCGTCACTCACCACGAGAACGTGGTATGGCAAGAATCCCACTCGCATTTATTTGGATCGACAAGGAAAGATCAGCCCTTCTTTTGCTATTAACCAGCAAGAAGAACCCGCTATTTGTATTACAGCCAATCGAGCGCTGCAATCTACAGCACATACGCAATACTATTACGCCGATTTTGATCAAGACGTAGTACAGCAAATTTGTACCATCTTGTACGACCTACAAATCATGTCTGTCGTTATTGAAGGAGGAACGCAAACCATTGAACATTTTATCGCGGCCAATCTTTGGGATGAAGCACGTATTTTTACAAGTGATGTACGATTAGGAGAAGGTATTTCCGCTCCTGAATTACCAACCGCTGGTACAAGCAAGCGCTATATCATCGCGAATAATGAATTACATATTTTACACGCCAAATAA
- a CDS encoding IMPACT family protein — MTEEKDFYKTISQPTEEVLYKEKNSKFFGYAFPIKKEEEVKEILDQIKKVHYNARHWCYAFQLGTDPVYYRANDDGEPSNTAGAPIYGQIQSFDLTDILIVVVRYFGGVKLGVGGLITAYRAAAQMALEEADIIECTIDKKFKVRFDYKDMNNVMRVIKERNLQLVQQKLEMTCEIELSIRKSEYQQALDAFVPYYEVKVIEPSAEGY, encoded by the coding sequence ATGACGGAAGAAAAAGATTTTTATAAAACCATCAGTCAACCTACAGAAGAAGTACTATACAAAGAAAAAAACAGTAAATTCTTTGGATATGCCTTTCCAATCAAAAAGGAAGAGGAGGTAAAAGAAATACTCGATCAGATTAAGAAAGTGCATTACAATGCGCGCCATTGGTGCTATGCTTTTCAGCTGGGGACTGATCCCGTTTATTATCGTGCCAATGATGATGGAGAACCGAGTAATACGGCTGGAGCGCCTATTTATGGTCAGATACAATCCTTTGACTTAACGGATATCTTAATTGTTGTTGTGCGTTATTTTGGAGGGGTAAAACTGGGCGTTGGCGGACTTATAACGGCTTATCGCGCAGCAGCACAGATGGCCCTGGAAGAAGCGGATATTATCGAATGTACGATTGATAAAAAATTTAAAGTTCGCTTTGATTATAAAGACATGAATAATGTAATGCGCGTCATCAAAGAACGCAACTTACAATTAGTGCAACAGAAATTAGAAATGACCTGCGAAATTGAATTATCGATTCGCAAGAGTGAATATCAACAAGCCTTAGATGCTTTTGTGCCTTATTATGAAGTCAAAGTGATCGAACCTTCGGCAGAAGGTTATTAA
- a CDS encoding methylated-DNA--[protein]-cysteine S-methyltransferase: MKKNNPLSIIYLQKIESPIGTLVVCASEKGICLVEFADIQDLEREYQQICKEKQAQIVEGSSDLIEQLRGELDAYFKGELKVFTVPLDLIGTEFQKSIWLGLQSIPYGETKSYKQQSELLQIPKSIRAVANANGKNRIALVIPCHRIIGTDGSLTGYRGGVWRKKFLLELENKEYNQTEQLTLALE; encoded by the coding sequence ATGAAAAAAAACAATCCCTTGTCTATCATTTATTTACAAAAAATAGAATCGCCAATTGGAACGCTTGTTGTTTGTGCGAGTGAGAAGGGAATTTGTTTGGTCGAATTTGCTGATATTCAAGATTTAGAACGAGAATACCAACAAATTTGTAAAGAGAAACAAGCGCAAATTGTAGAAGGTTCCTCTGATTTAATCGAACAACTTAGGGGAGAATTAGACGCTTATTTTAAAGGAGAATTAAAAGTCTTTACTGTTCCTTTAGATCTTATCGGTACGGAATTTCAAAAGAGCATCTGGCTGGGATTACAATCGATTCCTTATGGTGAAACCAAATCCTATAAACAGCAATCTGAACTTTTACAGATTCCAAAGAGTATTCGAGCTGTAGCCAATGCCAATGGCAAAAATCGAATTGCTCTTGTTATTCCTTGTCACCGCATTATCGGAACAGACGGAAGTCTAACGGGATACAGAGGGGGAGTTTGGCGCAAAAAATTTCTCTTGGAACTAGAAAACAAGGAGTATAATCAAACGGAACAGTTGACTTTAGCATTAGAATAA
- a CDS encoding Type 1 glutamine amidotransferase-like domain-containing protein: MFLASSFCDVADLLEAFVGEKLRTKTVTFIPTASLVEEYKGHVENDKNAFLRLGMTVDVLELSVASPEEINTKLTTNDYIFVSGGNTFYLLEQLRQSGADALIQAEIAKGKVYIGTSAGSMIMSPDITYVEAMDDKSKAHVLQDYKGLHLIDQYPLVHYQDFPFVEAGEQIYQTYKDRLPLVLLNNKQVLLVNKDEIQVKTR, from the coding sequence ATGTTTTTAGCATCATCCTTCTGTGATGTAGCGGATCTATTAGAAGCGTTTGTAGGAGAGAAATTACGAACTAAAACCGTAACTTTTATCCCAACAGCAAGTTTAGTTGAAGAATATAAAGGCCATGTAGAAAATGACAAAAATGCTTTTTTGCGTCTAGGTATGACTGTAGATGTATTAGAGTTAAGTGTGGCAAGTCCGGAAGAAATCAACACAAAACTAACGACCAATGATTATATTTTTGTGTCTGGCGGAAATACTTTCTATTTACTCGAACAACTTCGCCAATCCGGGGCTGATGCTCTTATCCAAGCTGAAATAGCAAAAGGAAAGGTTTATATTGGTACATCTGCAGGAAGTATGATAATGTCACCTGATATTACTTATGTTGAAGCTATGGATGACAAGTCTAAAGCTCATGTATTACAGGATTATAAAGGTTTGCATCTAATTGATCAATATCCTTTGGTTCATTACCAAGATTTTCCATTTGTGGAAGCTGGAGAGCAAATTTATCAAACCTATAAAGATAGACTTCCTTTAGTCTTACTAAACAATAAACAAGTTTTACTCGTTAATAAGGATGAGATTCAAGTCAAAACGAGATAA